One part of the Rutidosis leptorrhynchoides isolate AG116_Rl617_1_P2 chromosome 1, CSIRO_AGI_Rlap_v1, whole genome shotgun sequence genome encodes these proteins:
- the LOC139900414 gene encoding uncharacterized protein: MGTECSSSTGEVKDTYDYTSPNNGGQHDNFSVQTASESSDEEEERMVGKGGEFDFPPIVTNNGSGVKPPIVTENVISSKEQLNGHNVQGTEAANSPKKTYVDMVRGPSMKKKVNFRFIDSADVLEEGVDVAIPLSSVQEATNRYGNTLYGYFIGKRIAYPVVQHYVMNVWKKFGIEKSMMNSKGFFFFKFSTEKGMLDVLESGPWMIRTVPIILNKWSPNVCLTKEEVSVVPVWVKLHDIPLAGFTEEGLSCIASKVGKPMMLDSYTSTMCMESWGRPNYARAMIEVSSEQTLKDSLRVATPGLDGSGSTVDVVRIEYEWRSPHCSHCKIFGHKDTQCPKGVTKEKETNSPDNGYQVVAKKTNRVVNGIKTTEGQRGFVAGKGKQMMVYRRVNNDKKVMHCQVSTVNNTTVFVSFVYAANKYIHRRSLWNDLNFHHRFIGTHPWVIMGDFNSSLSVDDSSMGGSRVTIAMREFRECVDSIHVEDVNQTGMRYTWNQSPMGSTGILKKIDMVMVNEHFLTDYTNAYAIFQPYRISDHSPAVLKIPTMKANVTKPFRFSNYIVHKDNFKRCVADRWRMHIVGHKMYCVVKKLKALKKPIRKLMWENGNIHARVKMLRKDLDAYQLALDSNPISVQARENASRALKDFNDPSLDEERFLKQKIKGGMVVCG, translated from the exons ATGGGTACGGAATGCTCTTCATCGACAGGAGAAGTGAAAGATACTTATGATTATACCAGTCCTAATAATGGTGGGCAGCATGACAATTTTAGTGTCCAAACGGCATCTGAATCATCAGATGAGGAAGAAGAACGGATGGTTGGTAAAGGGGGTGAATTTGATTTTCCACCTATTGTTACTAACAATGGTTCAGGGGTGAAACCCCCAATTGTTACTGAGAATGTTATTTCTTCTAAAGAGCAATTGAATGGCCATAATGTTCAAGGTACAGAGGCTGCTAATTCACCAAAGAAAACATATGTTGACATGGTGAGGGGTCCATCAATGAAAAAAAAGGTAAATTTTAGGTTTATTGACTCAGCTGATGTTTTGGAGGAAGGTGTGGATGTGGCAATTCCTTTGTCATCTGTACAGGAGGCTACCAATCGTTATGGTAATACACTTTATGGTTACTTTATTGGCAAACGTATTGCTTATCCAGTAGTCCAGCATTATGTAATGAATGTGTGGAAGAAATTTGGGATTGAAAAATCAATGATGAACTCTAAGGGTTTTTTCTTCTTCAAGTTCTCTACGGAGAAGGGGATGTTAGACGTGTTAGAAAGTGGACCATGGATGATTCGTACTGTTCCGATTATTTTAAATAAATGGTCACCAAATGTATGTCTAACGAAAGAGGAAGTCTCAGTAGTACCGGTTTGGGTTAAATTACATGACATTCCTTTGGCCGGGTTCACTGAAGAAGGTTTAAGTTGTATTGCATCTAAGGTGGGCAAGCCTATGATGCTAGACTCATATACGAGCACAATGTGTATGGAGTCCTGGGGGAGACCTAATTATGCGAGAGCTATGATTGAAGTGTCATCCGAACAAACGTTAAAAGATAGTCTGCGAGTTGCAACCCCGGGTTTGGATGGAAGTGGTAGTACAGTTGATGTGGTTAGGATTGAATATGAATGGCGATCACCTCATTGTTCGCATTGCAAAATTTTTGGTCATAAGGACACTCAGTGTCCAAAAGGTGTCACGAAAGAAAAAGAAACCAACTCACCTGATAATGGCTATCAAGTTGTAGCGAAGAAAACCAATAGGGTGGTGAATGGAATTAAAACAACAGAAGGTCAGAGAGGGTTTGTCGCGGGGAAAGGTAAACAGATGATGGTATACAGGCGTGTGAACAACGACAAGAAG GTTATGCATTGCCAAGTTAGCACGGTGAATAATACTACTGTGTTTGTGTCGTTTGTTTATGCTGCTAATAAGTATATTCATCGTCGGAGTCTATGGAATGATTTAAACTTTCATCATAGATTCATTGGCACTCATCCATGGGTCATAATGGGCGACTTTAATTCGTCTTTGAGTGTGGATGATTCATCTATGGGTGGATCTCGTGTAACAATAGCTATGCGAGAGTTTAGAGAATGTGTAGATTCTATTCATGTTGAAGATGTTAACCAAACTGGTATGAGGTATACTTGGAATCAAAGTCCAATGGGTTCTACAGGTATCCTAAAAAAGATAGATATGGTTATGGTTAATGAGCATTTTTTAACTGACTACACAAATGCTTATGCTATTTTCCAGCCCTATAGAATATCTGACCATAGTCCCGCGGTCCTCAAAATTCCCACGATGAAAGCTAATGTGACAAAGCCGTTTCGATTTAGTAACTATATTGTTCACAAAGATAATTTTAAAAGGTGTGTTGCTGATAGGTGGAGGATGCATATAGTGGGTCATAAGATGTACTGTGTTGTGAAGAAGCTAAAAGCTTTAAAGAAGCCTATTAGAAAGCTTATGTGGGAAAATGGAAATATTCATGCTAGAGTTAAGATGTTACGTAAAGATTTAGATGCATATCAGTTGGCCCTCGACTCTAATCCCATCTCTGTCCAAGCTCGTGAGAATGCTAGTCGAGCTCTAAAGGACTTTAATGATCCTAGTTTAGACGAGGAAAGATTCTTAAAACAAAAAATCAAAGGTGGAATGGTTGTGTGTGGGTGA